A single window of Mycoplasma bradburyae DNA harbors:
- a CDS encoding PhoU domain-containing protein, with protein sequence MSRNYKSLKYSEQELINKFYEYIDHGIAIHEKLLIALNKYRNGEDYKEVVKEIFKMEKISNIKQADLLDDSTWIISKEQPQASHLRFIIAIISSSNDIERICDYANNVAKFLNNNDNISNKKLDIVIDLQQDVIKNYKDVIEHLKQNEAEDTYKFADIRQQEFESKYKRYLRMFKQYDLNSDDELQLNLLIDMILMIKYIERINDHLVNIVEYFVYIKESSFFFDKKI encoded by the coding sequence ATGTCAAGAAATTACAAATCTTTGAAGTATTCAGAGCAAGAATTAATTAATAAGTTCTATGAATATATCGATCATGGTATAGCTATCCACGAAAAATTATTAATAGCCTTAAATAAATATCGAAACGGTGAAGATTACAAAGAAGTTGTTAAAGAAATCTTTAAGATGGAAAAGATTTCAAATATCAAGCAAGCTGATTTATTAGATGATTCAACCTGGATTATATCTAAAGAACAACCACAAGCATCACATCTTAGATTTATTATTGCTATAATTTCATCTTCTAACGACATTGAAAGAATATGCGATTATGCTAATAATGTCGCTAAATTCTTAAATAATAATGACAATATATCAAACAAAAAATTAGATATAGTAATTGATTTGCAACAAGATGTAATTAAAAATTATAAAGATGTTATCGAACATTTAAAACAAAACGAGGCAGAAGATACTTATAAGTTTGCTGATATTCGTCAACAAGAATTTGAATCTAAATATAAAAGATACTTAAGAATGTTTAAACAATATGATTTAAATTCAGATGATGAGCTACAATTAAATTTACTAATTGATATGATTCTTATGATTAAATATATTGAAAGAATTAATGATCATTTAGTTAATATTGTTGAATACTTTGTATATATTAAAGAATCATCGTTTTTCTTCGATAAAAAGATATAA
- a CDS encoding substrate-binding domain-containing protein, giving the protein MSSCSLNFVVINTRGSSSVQPFIDALSALYAKYEPVEISVQAGGSTSGITSVLDDTANIGNVSRSPREQVLSSKKLSKDWKEKEIKTVTLAKDAIAIIYKKPDNLDAKNFYVDANNISKIYEAFAGHNNVSLSNFYFGNNIKEDFNVIPFARSGAASVSGTAEAFLHNSGLIKDNELDKTTFETLKGLIDYGSNTITTGESNVETYNFFKTNARKVGSMTYLSLGFILNNIDAIHKDGFEVLNYKINDKVVTPTIESVRDSSYKWTRPYNIVFSLKNNNEEKLKSIKEFIKFTVFSSNYSIKEKVDEVYKSQGLIHLSDNEIKQMFLIDKSLKNKTINELLDANEDLFWTSDYSFNPIRFGVEF; this is encoded by the coding sequence ATGAGTTCTTGTTCATTAAATTTTGTTGTTATTAATACAAGGGGTTCATCATCGGTTCAACCTTTTATCGATGCATTATCGGCATTATATGCTAAGTATGAACCAGTTGAAATATCAGTACAAGCAGGTGGATCTACATCGGGAATAACAAGCGTTCTAGATGATACCGCAAATATAGGGAATGTTTCTAGAAGTCCTAGAGAACAAGTTTTATCTAGTAAAAAGCTTTCTAAAGATTGAAAAGAAAAAGAAATAAAAACTGTAACACTTGCTAAAGACGCAATCGCAATAATATACAAAAAACCTGATAATTTAGATGCAAAAAACTTTTATGTAGATGCTAATAATATATCGAAAATATATGAAGCATTTGCTGGACACAATAATGTATCTTTATCAAACTTTTACTTTGGAAATAATATTAAAGAAGATTTTAACGTTATACCGTTTGCTAGATCTGGAGCAGCATCTGTTTCAGGGACTGCTGAAGCTTTTTTGCATAATTCAGGTTTGATAAAAGATAATGAACTTGATAAAACTACTTTTGAGACCTTAAAAGGGTTAATAGATTATGGGTCAAATACGATTACTACAGGTGAATCGAATGTTGAAACCTATAATTTTTTTAAGACAAATGCTAGAAAAGTAGGTTCTATGACATATCTATCTTTAGGGTTTATTCTTAATAATATAGATGCAATTCATAAGGATGGATTTGAAGTTCTTAACTATAAAATAAACGATAAAGTTGTTACTCCTACTATAGAATCGGTAAGAGATTCATCGTATAAATGAACTAGACCTTATAACATTGTTTTTTCATTAAAAAATAATAATGAGGAAAAATTAAAATCAATTAAAGAATTTATCAAATTTACCGTGTTTTCTTCAAATTATTCTATAAAAGAAAAGGTAGATGAAGTATATAAAAGTCAAGGTTTAATACATCTATCTGATAATGAAATCAAACAAATGTTTTTGATTGATAAATCCCTTAAAAATAAAACTATAAATGAATTGTTAGATGCTAATGAAGATTTATTTTGAACAAGTGATTATTCTTTTAATCCTATTAGGTTTGGGGTTGAGTTCTAA
- the rplD gene encoding 50S ribosomal protein L4, producing the protein MSKIKLFDLSGKLQEEIDLNQKLLVNEVHKQAIFDAILAENLSQIQGTHSTLKKGEVSGGGRKPYQQKHTGRARQGSIRNPHYVGGGIAFGPKPNRNYKIKVNKKVSELAFKSAITSKVNNQEFLGLVDSIKQEKPSTKAIVKLLKELNINKKVLIVAFEKNENLEKSSANLPNVSYKLWNQVSVRDLIDANCVLAQKSAIKNWVERLN; encoded by the coding sequence ATGTCTAAAATAAAATTATTCGATTTATCTGGTAAACTTCAAGAAGAAATCGACTTAAACCAAAAACTTCTTGTAAATGAAGTTCATAAACAAGCAATTTTTGATGCAATTCTTGCTGAAAATCTATCACAAATTCAAGGGACTCATTCAACTCTTAAAAAAGGTGAAGTTAGCGGTGGTGGTAGAAAACCTTACCAACAAAAACACACTGGTCGTGCTAGACAAGGTTCGATTCGTAACCCTCACTATGTAGGCGGTGGTATTGCGTTTGGTCCTAAACCAAATAGAAATTACAAAATTAAGGTTAATAAAAAAGTAAGTGAATTAGCGTTTAAATCAGCAATTACTTCTAAAGTTAATAACCAAGAATTCTTAGGTTTAGTTGATTCAATTAAACAGGAAAAACCGAGCACAAAAGCAATTGTTAAATTATTAAAAGAACTAAATATTAATAAAAAAGTATTAATTGTTGCTTTTGAAAAGAATGAAAACCTTGAAAAATCAAGCGCTAACTTACCGAATGTTTCATACAAATTATGAAACCAAGTTTCAGTGAGAGACTTAATTGATGCTAATTGTGTATTAGCTCAAAAGAGCGCAATTAAAAACTGAGTTGAAAGGCTGAATTAA
- a CDS encoding 50S ribosomal protein L23, translating to MQITDVLIKPVLTEKSYGIMMSEPKKYTFLVNPKANKNYIKQAFKAIYGVTPTAVNTKIKKPARIRTGSQNPGYSRLEKIAIITVPYGVEVAITGEKPENNESTNSK from the coding sequence ATGCAAATTACAGACGTTCTTATTAAACCTGTACTTACTGAAAAGAGTTATGGCATTATGATGTCAGAACCTAAAAAATACACTTTTCTAGTAAATCCAAAAGCTAACAAAAATTACATTAAACAAGCTTTTAAAGCAATCTATGGAGTAACCCCAACTGCTGTTAATACAAAAATTAAAAAACCAGCAAGAATCCGTACAGGAAGTCAAAATCCAGGTTATTCTCGTTTAGAAAAAATCGCTATCATCACAGTTCCGTATGGAGTTGAGGTGGCAATTACTGGTGAAAAACCAGAAAACAACGAATCAACAAATTCAAAATAA
- the rpsJ gene encoding 30S ribosomal protein S10 translates to MAELKEKSNESSSEESKKQKDIKEIRIKLKSYDSRLLDQSVKKIFEIVKETGSELHGPIPLPTKKEVFTIIRSPHVDKSSREQFERRTHKRLIIIKQLKNETIQKLKRFVIPSGVELRIYL, encoded by the coding sequence ATGGCAGAATTAAAAGAAAAATCTAACGAATCTTCAAGCGAAGAATCAAAAAAACAAAAAGATATTAAAGAGATCAGAATCAAACTAAAATCTTATGATAGTAGATTATTAGATCAATCAGTTAAAAAGATTTTTGAGATTGTAAAAGAAACAGGATCAGAACTTCACGGTCCAATTCCATTACCAACTAAAAAAGAAGTATTTACAATCATTCGTTCTCCGCACGTTGATAAGTCTTCAAGAGAACAATTCGAAAGAAGAACTCACAAACGTTTAATAATTATTAAACAACTAAAGAATGAAACTATTCAAAAACTTAAACGTTTTGTAATTCCTTCTGGAGTTGAATTACGTATCTACTTATAA
- the pstA gene encoding phosphate ABC transporter permease PstA, translated as MTDTFKFNQFKNIRSKTFQIIAFTTAWLFAFIFIGIFSFIFYKSIPGWQSYGSSIFKLDFNLVQEKAGVWAPLSVTLFVTFLSLLIASPIGINTAIFIKFRLKKKLTKIFRIIINILAGIPSVVFGLFAANSLGFLVQFIFKTKTSWNLITAIIMLTFMIIPTIVAMSYNSLESVDINLLSASIALGTTKTKSIYKIFKKEARNGIYVSLLTALSRAISESMALNFILTSQNYNIISNSNFSEFIQSGLKTIGAIISYNFFAENGSENLRSVLYLFGIVLFIFTIIINIFVLFINRSSTKKKYPWVIKIETFLANVILFIPYRISKSFIYFISLNKRWDSFFKLHKNNIKIKIYDGWKLAIEFLCIGICISFIVWIIIYTFYHGFIAIFSPEQTITSFEANSTGRATINTLVIIFFGILISFPVSLFVAIYINEYAKNKKVKRIILFFIDALGSTPSILFGIFGLTFFIQTLGLAIGGKSSNSIFAGILTISLVIIPSFIRMLQQALSSVPNSIREASYALGISRSQTILKIILPQVTEDILSSIILTISRILAETAPLYITAGLSSSNHFSLGLWGQTLTVRIYSQLFSTKANAQNIMFESAFMSILLIFIFIIISNLLIPYIFKNKYKLMIWIDNLKSRKKNKKRLNNA; from the coding sequence ATGACAGATACATTTAAATTTAATCAATTTAAGAATATTAGAAGCAAAACATTTCAAATTATTGCGTTTACAACTGCTTGATTATTTGCTTTTATTTTTATTGGAATTTTTTCATTTATATTTTATAAATCTATCCCTGGATGACAATCATACGGATCAAGTATTTTTAAACTTGATTTTAATCTAGTTCAAGAAAAAGCCGGTGTTTGAGCTCCGCTAAGCGTTACATTATTTGTTACATTTTTATCGTTATTAATAGCTTCTCCTATCGGCATTAATACAGCCATTTTTATAAAATTTAGGCTAAAGAAAAAATTAACTAAAATATTCAGAATAATTATCAATATTCTTGCTGGTATTCCTTCAGTGGTTTTTGGTCTTTTTGCCGCAAATTCTTTAGGTTTTTTAGTTCAATTTATTTTTAAAACAAAAACATCTTGAAACCTAATAACTGCTATAATAATGCTTACATTTATGATTATTCCTACGATAGTAGCGATGAGCTATAATTCGTTGGAAAGTGTTGATATAAATTTATTATCAGCATCTATAGCATTAGGTACAACTAAAACCAAATCAATTTATAAAATTTTTAAGAAAGAAGCAAGAAACGGTATTTATGTATCGTTGTTAACAGCTTTATCTAGAGCCATTAGTGAATCAATGGCATTAAATTTCATATTAACATCTCAAAATTACAACATAATAAGTAATTCAAATTTTAGTGAATTTATTCAATCAGGTCTTAAAACAATTGGAGCAATAATTTCATATAACTTTTTTGCTGAAAATGGTTCAGAAAATCTTAGGAGTGTTTTATATCTATTTGGTATAGTTTTATTCATTTTTACGATAATAATTAACATTTTTGTTTTATTTATTAATCGAAGTTCAACCAAAAAGAAATACCCATGAGTCATAAAAATTGAAACCTTTTTAGCTAATGTTATTTTATTTATCCCTTATAGAATAAGTAAATCATTTATTTACTTCATAAGCCTAAACAAAAGATGGGATAGTTTTTTTAAATTACATAAGAACAACATTAAAATAAAAATTTATGATGGATGAAAATTAGCTATAGAGTTTTTATGTATAGGTATTTGTATTAGTTTCATTGTTTGAATAATTATTTATACTTTCTATCACGGGTTTATCGCTATATTTAGTCCAGAACAAACCATAACTTCATTCGAAGCTAACTCTACAGGTAGAGCTACAATAAATACCTTAGTAATAATATTTTTTGGAATATTGATTTCATTCCCTGTATCCTTATTTGTAGCTATTTATATTAATGAATATGCAAAAAACAAAAAAGTTAAAAGAATTATTTTATTCTTCATTGATGCTTTAGGTTCCACACCATCAATATTATTTGGTATTTTTGGTTTAACCTTCTTTATTCAAACATTAGGACTAGCAATTGGTGGTAAGAGTTCGAATTCGATTTTCGCTGGAATTCTTACAATATCTCTTGTTATAATACCTTCATTTATTAGAATGTTACAACAAGCACTATCATCCGTTCCTAATTCGATAAGAGAAGCGTCATATGCTTTAGGCATCTCAAGATCACAAACAATATTAAAAATTATTCTTCCGCAAGTAACAGAAGATATATTAAGCAGCATAATTCTTACTATTTCAAGAATACTAGCAGAGACCGCACCTTTATATATAACTGCAGGTTTATCATCATCTAATCACTTCAGTTTAGGTTTATGAGGGCAAACATTAACAGTAAGAATTTATAGTCAACTATTTTCAACAAAAGCTAATGCACAAAATATTATGTTTGAATCCGCCTTTATGTCAATATTGTTAATATTTATATTTATCATTATTAGCAATCTACTCATTCCTTATATCTTTAAAAATAAATATAAACTGATGATCTGAATAGACAATTTAAAATCAAGGAAAAAGAATAAGAAAAGGTTAAATAATGCGTAA
- the pstB gene encoding phosphate ABC transporter ATP-binding protein PstB produces MRKKIDPKTKELYLQKKVQYKEKIKSLILEKKEILKLNDRSKLSEITANIKKYKILYKNKDPNLIHFKDDYNFDNIFEVDNYNLWYSNGSKHALKDINLNIKKNKVTALIGPSGCGKSSFIRSLNRMHDLTDGVIKTGSIFFLSKNIYSKTLPELELRSNVGMVFQKPTPFSLSIYENIAYALKSHGIKNKEEIDQIVKESLEGAALWDDVKDILFQSAHGLSGGQQQRLSIARAIALKPEVLLMDEPTSALDPIATNKIEQLIHKLKKSYSIVIVTHSMAQAQRVSDETIFFYEGNVLEQGTTKQIFTQPKNDKTKDYINGRIG; encoded by the coding sequence ATGCGTAAGAAAATAGATCCAAAAACTAAAGAATTGTACCTTCAAAAGAAAGTTCAATACAAAGAAAAAATTAAGTCTTTAATTTTAGAGAAAAAAGAAATATTAAAACTAAACGATCGTTCAAAATTAAGCGAAATTACCGCTAATATTAAAAAATATAAAATTTTATATAAAAATAAAGATCCTAATTTAATACACTTTAAAGACGATTATAATTTTGATAATATATTTGAAGTTGATAACTATAATCTTTGATATTCAAATGGTAGCAAACATGCATTAAAAGATATTAATTTAAATATCAAGAAAAACAAAGTGACAGCATTAATCGGACCATCTGGATGTGGTAAATCTAGTTTTATCCGTTCTTTAAATAGAATGCATGATTTAACTGACGGTGTTATCAAAACTGGTAGTATTTTTTTCTTATCTAAAAACATATATTCAAAAACATTACCAGAATTAGAATTAAGATCTAATGTAGGAATGGTTTTTCAAAAACCAACGCCATTTTCTTTATCGATCTATGAAAATATTGCTTACGCATTAAAATCACACGGAATAAAAAATAAAGAAGAAATCGATCAAATTGTTAAAGAATCATTAGAAGGTGCTGCTTTATGAGATGATGTTAAGGATATTTTATTTCAATCAGCACACGGCTTATCGGGCGGTCAACAGCAAAGATTATCGATTGCTAGAGCTATCGCTTTAAAACCAGAAGTTTTATTAATGGATGAACCGACATCAGCGTTAGATCCAATAGCAACTAATAAAATTGAACAGTTGATTCATAAACTTAAAAAAAGCTATTCAATTGTTATCGTAACTCACTCAATGGCTCAAGCGCAAAGAGTTAGCGATGAAACAATCTTTTTTTATGAGGGTAATGTTCTTGAACAAGGAACAACAAAACAAATTTTTACACAGCCTAAAAACGATAAAACAAAAGACTATATTAATGGAAGGATTGGATAA
- the rplB gene encoding 50S ribosomal protein L2 codes for MPVKKIINRSNSGIHHKISIDYKKVLTSQSPLKSLVSNKKKNSGRNNQGKITVRHKGGGSKRKYRIIDFKRNLHDDKVAVVKSIEYDPNRSAFISLVAYENGYRSYILAPEGIKVGDKIVSSSQQIDIKLGNCMPLEYIPEGTMVHNIEMTPGKGGQIARSAGAYAQILGKDDTGKYINLKLGSKEVRKFLKNCRAVVGIASNVDHNLVLLGKAGTSRHKGIRPTVRGSAMNPNDHPHGGGEGRSPVGRDAPRTPWGKRHMGVKTRNNKKSSTNLIIRRRNSK; via the coding sequence ATGCCAGTAAAAAAGATAATAAATAGATCTAACAGTGGTATTCATCATAAGATCTCAATCGATTACAAAAAGGTTTTAACAAGTCAAAGCCCATTAAAATCTTTAGTAAGTAATAAAAAGAAAAACTCAGGTAGAAACAACCAAGGTAAAATTACTGTAAGACACAAAGGTGGTGGTTCTAAAAGAAAATACAGAATCATTGACTTTAAGAGAAATCTACACGATGACAAAGTTGCTGTAGTTAAATCAATTGAATACGATCCAAATAGAAGTGCATTCATTTCTTTAGTGGCTTATGAAAATGGTTATAGATCATATATCTTAGCTCCTGAAGGAATTAAAGTAGGTGATAAAATCGTTTCATCTTCACAACAAATCGACATTAAGCTTGGTAACTGTATGCCTTTAGAATATATTCCAGAAGGTACAATGGTTCATAACATTGAAATGACTCCTGGTAAAGGTGGTCAAATAGCTAGAAGTGCTGGTGCTTATGCTCAAATCTTAGGTAAAGATGATACAGGTAAATATATTAACCTTAAATTAGGTTCTAAAGAAGTTAGAAAATTCCTTAAGAACTGTAGAGCAGTGGTTGGTATCGCATCAAATGTTGATCACAACTTAGTGCTTTTAGGAAAAGCGGGTACATCTAGACATAAAGGTATTCGCCCTACTGTTCGTGGTTCTGCTATGAACCCTAACGATCACCCACACGGTGGGGGTGAAGGTCGTAGTCCAGTTGGTCGCGACGCTCCAAGAACACCTTGAGGTAAAAGACACATGGGTGTTAAAACAAGAAATAATAAGAAATCGTCTACTAACTTAATAATTCGTAGACGTAACTCAAAATAG
- the rplC gene encoding 50S ribosomal protein L3 has protein sequence MKGIFGTKVGMTQVFEENGRLIPVTLVKVEPNQVISVKTKEKDGYDAIQLGFNETHEKNLNKPELGQFKKANSKNYKNLEEIRGMTGHNVGDLLKVEELFQQGQVIDVQAKTKGRGFTGAIKRWNFKIGSKGHGAGYPHRFQGSVQAGRGGSQAQRVMKGKKMSGHYGHELVTIQNLSIVGFLPEVNTVMISGAIPGPNYAKVRISTSKKNPNKVISYNLIMNKVASEQAAK, from the coding sequence ATGAAAGGAATTTTCGGAACAAAAGTTGGAATGACTCAGGTTTTCGAAGAAAACGGACGTCTGATCCCTGTTACTTTAGTTAAAGTTGAACCTAACCAAGTAATTAGCGTTAAAACTAAAGAAAAAGATGGTTATGATGCTATCCAATTAGGTTTTAATGAAACACACGAAAAAAACTTAAACAAACCAGAATTAGGGCAATTTAAAAAAGCTAATTCTAAAAATTACAAAAACTTAGAAGAAATTCGTGGAATGACTGGTCACAATGTTGGCGACTTACTAAAAGTTGAAGAATTATTCCAACAAGGTCAAGTAATCGATGTTCAAGCTAAAACTAAAGGCCGTGGTTTCACTGGTGCTATTAAGCGTTGAAATTTTAAGATCGGTTCTAAAGGTCACGGTGCTGGATATCCTCACAGATTTCAAGGTTCAGTTCAAGCTGGTCGTGGAGGGTCTCAAGCTCAAAGAGTTATGAAAGGTAAAAAGATGTCTGGTCACTATGGTCACGAACTTGTTACAATTCAAAACTTATCAATCGTTGGATTTTTACCAGAAGTTAATACAGTAATGATTTCAGGTGCCATCCCTGGTCCTAACTACGCTAAAGTAAGAATTTCAACTTCAAAGAAAAACCCAAATAAAGTTATTTCTTACAATTTAATAATGAATAAAGTTGCAAGCGAACAAGCTGCAAAATAA
- a CDS encoding DUF5378 family protein, which produces MKLGSILMIVVTLWFLLIIFTSRFFKRFENNRWFWFIIGGFMFFYMLIARQVQFIIPSWNASDDGSTIAVSIRHSRLLLLDICPFFSIFAGLCLMFIKNKKIVRSLAPIALFGGLITLYGELFRLANRYSGLDVYRFIFIGFDNDQIYFMLHVMTTSVALMLLCWTTEWSPRDILNQYLFMAIYVSYIIACTQLDRKVLANSNGIIPTDWYPGGEYQSVANILKVPFPQVIPVGVMIALVSINIIWGIRYGIQELNRKIIQPKLANKKQFKLDIKLLVKNLKYSYLNWRKNNNKKSVI; this is translated from the coding sequence ATGAAATTAGGATCTATATTAATGATTGTGGTAACTCTATGATTTTTATTAATCATATTTACCTCAAGATTCTTTAAAAGATTTGAAAATAATCGTTGATTTTGGTTTATAATCGGCGGCTTCATGTTCTTTTACATGCTGATAGCCAGACAAGTACAGTTTATAATTCCTAGCTGAAACGCGTCTGATGACGGAAGCACAATTGCTGTTTCAATTAGGCACTCAAGGTTATTGTTATTAGATATTTGTCCGTTCTTCTCAATATTTGCTGGCTTATGCTTAATGTTTATAAAGAACAAAAAAATTGTTAGATCTCTAGCTCCCATAGCATTATTTGGGGGTTTAATTACTTTATATGGAGAATTATTTAGGTTAGCTAATAGATATTCTGGTTTAGATGTTTATAGATTTATCTTTATAGGGTTCGATAACGATCAAATTTATTTCATGCTCCATGTAATGACAACATCAGTAGCTTTGATGCTTTTATGTTGAACAACAGAATGAAGTCCAAGAGATATCTTAAACCAATATTTATTTATGGCGATTTATGTAAGTTATATAATTGCTTGTACACAATTAGATCGCAAAGTGTTGGCTAACTCAAACGGTATCATTCCTACTGATTGATATCCTGGCGGAGAATACCAATCAGTAGCCAATATACTAAAAGTTCCTTTCCCTCAAGTTATCCCTGTAGGTGTTATGATCGCTTTAGTATCAATCAACATTATCTGAGGTATTCGTTACGGAATTCAGGAACTTAACAGAAAGATAATTCAACCTAAACTAGCTAATAAAAAACAATTTAAATTAGATATCAAATTACTAGTTAAAAATTTAAAATACTCTTATTTAAATTGAAGAAAAAACAATAATAAAAAAAGCGTTATTTAA
- the uvrB gene encoding excinuclease ABC subunit UvrB — protein MEKKFKLVSKNKPAGHQPEAIKKLVEGVKNKKKYQTLLGATGTGKTFTIANVIEKTQKKTLILAHNKTLAAQLYLEFKELFPNNAVEYFVSYFDFYQPEAYIPRSDMYIEKSSVTNDEIEMLRLASLNSLTTRNDVIVVASVACIYPAANPADFDLYRIILKVNNTVKIGDLKENLVRLNYVYNPDARSPGTFRVRGDVVEIFPGYVNDHVIRLSFFGDELEEIAKIHPVDSTVIEKYNSYVLGPANEYILNFDRRDTAIKRIQDELMFRIQEFKKDQKLIEAQRIEQRTEHDIDSIKEFGFCNGIENYAFHLELREKGSTPWTLFDFFGDDWLMVIDESHISVPQVKGMYNTDKSRKTTLVEYGFRLPSALENRPLNYDEFSSKADQVIFVSATPNQEEIELSDNEIIEQIVRPTGLLDPTIEVRSRLDQITDLMNELRNQKSKNERTFITVTTIKMAEDLTEYLKERNFKCAYIHNELKTLERSLILNDLRRGKYDCVIGINLLREGLDIPEVSLVCIFDADKPGYFRSDKALIQTIGRAARNENGRVIMYADEMTNAMKIAIDETNRRREIQIEFNKKHKITPKTIVKPIYDDLKNKASHKQIEETIRKTKAKGDKFIKMIDELRKDMLEAAKNQNYEEAASLRDLIIELETNQLNKNNK, from the coding sequence GTGGAAAAGAAATTTAAATTAGTTTCAAAAAATAAACCTGCTGGTCATCAACCAGAAGCAATTAAAAAACTAGTTGAAGGTGTTAAAAACAAGAAAAAATATCAAACACTATTAGGTGCGACAGGAACAGGAAAAACTTTTACAATCGCCAATGTAATTGAAAAAACACAAAAAAAGACACTAATACTAGCTCATAATAAAACTTTAGCTGCGCAATTATATTTAGAATTTAAAGAACTATTCCCTAATAATGCAGTTGAATATTTCGTTTCATACTTTGATTTTTATCAACCTGAAGCATACATTCCTAGATCAGATATGTATATTGAAAAAAGTTCAGTTACAAATGATGAAATTGAAATGTTGCGGCTCGCCTCGTTGAATTCATTGACAACCAGAAATGATGTAATTGTGGTTGCTTCGGTTGCTTGTATTTATCCTGCTGCTAACCCAGCAGATTTTGATCTTTACCGAATCATTTTAAAAGTAAATAATACGGTAAAAATAGGTGATCTTAAAGAAAATTTAGTTCGTTTAAATTATGTATATAACCCTGATGCAAGATCACCAGGAACATTTAGAGTTAGAGGTGATGTCGTTGAGATATTCCCTGGTTATGTAAATGATCATGTAATTAGATTAAGTTTCTTTGGTGATGAATTAGAAGAAATTGCTAAAATTCATCCTGTAGATTCAACAGTTATTGAGAAATACAATTCCTATGTTCTAGGTCCTGCTAATGAATACATTCTTAATTTTGATAGAAGAGATACTGCAATCAAAAGAATTCAAGACGAATTAATGTTTAGAATTCAAGAATTTAAGAAAGATCAAAAATTAATTGAAGCTCAAAGAATAGAACAAAGAACAGAACATGATATAGACTCAATTAAAGAATTCGGTTTTTGTAATGGAATAGAAAACTATGCATTCCATTTAGAATTAAGAGAAAAAGGTTCAACGCCTTGAACTCTATTTGATTTTTTTGGTGATGATTGATTAATGGTGATCGATGAATCCCATATTTCAGTCCCTCAAGTAAAAGGGATGTATAATACTGATAAATCTAGAAAAACAACATTAGTTGAATATGGATTTAGACTTCCTTCAGCCTTAGAAAATCGACCATTAAATTATGACGAATTTAGTTCTAAAGCTGACCAAGTAATTTTTGTTTCAGCTACACCAAATCAAGAAGAAATAGAATTATCTGATAATGAAATTATTGAACAAATTGTTAGACCTACTGGATTATTAGATCCAACAATTGAAGTTCGTTCAAGACTTGATCAAATTACTGATTTAATGAATGAATTAAGAAACCAAAAAAGCAAAAATGAACGAACATTTATAACTGTTACGACAATTAAGATGGCTGAAGATTTAACGGAATATTTAAAAGAACGTAATTTTAAGTGTGCTTATATTCATAACGAATTAAAAACACTAGAAAGATCATTAATTCTTAACGATCTTAGAAGAGGAAAATACGATTGTGTTATCGGGATTAACTTGTTGCGTGAAGGATTAGATATTCCTGAAGTTTCTTTAGTTTGTATTTTTGATGCAGATAAACCTGGTTATTTTAGAAGTGATAAAGCTTTAATTCAAACAATAGGTAGAGCAGCAAGAAATGAAAACGGTCGTGTTATTATGTATGCCGATGAAATGACTAATGCTATGAAGATAGCAATAGATGAAACTAATAGAAGAAGAGAAATTCAAATAGAATTTAATAAAAAACATAAAATCACACCTAAAACTATTGTTAAACCTATATATGATGATTTAAAAAACAAAGCATCTCACAAACAAATTGAAGAAACAATTCGTAAAACTAAAGCTAAGGGTGATAAATTCATTAAAATGATTGATGAATTGAGAAAAGATATGCTAGAAGCTGCGAAAAATCAGAACTATGAAGAAGCAGCAAGTCTTAGAGACTTAATTATTGAATTAGAAACAAATCAATTAAATAAGAATAATAAATAA